CGATGTGACCCTCGTCGAGCCGATCGACGTGGCCTTCGCTCCCGAGCGGCCGCCGCGCCCGCCGGCCGAGCCGAGCCGCCGCACGCGACGGCCGGCCGAGCCGGAGGAGCCGGAGTCGAGCAGTCATTTCGTCGATCTCGAAGGGGACGAGCCCGACCCACTGATCGACGGGCGCATCGATCTCGGCGCGATCGTCGCCGAGTTTCTCGCGCTCGCGGTCGATCCCTATCCGCGCAAGCCCGGCGCGAGCTTTGCGGCGCCGCCGCTGGAGGAAGATGGCGCGCCGCCCCGCTCGCCTTTCGCCGGATTGGGCGAGGCGCTGCGCAAAGGCCGCGGCAATTGAGGAAAATGCCTTGCGCCGGCGCGGCGCAAATGGCAAGTCCGTGCCGCCGACGCGGGGAGGCAGGCGCCGAGCCGGCGCTCGCCTCCCCGCACGCGTCCGGGCGGCCGTTCGACATTCCGTCGATGAGCGAAGCCGATGGCGCCGCCTCGCGCGGGCCGCTCGCACGCATACCGTGACAAGCCAGGAGTGGAAGAGGAATGGCGGAGCCCATTCGGATAGCGATCGACGCCATGGGCGGCGATTTCGGTCCCGCCGTCACTGTGCCGGGCGCAGCCCTTACGCTGGAGCGGCGGCCCGGCTGCCATTTCCTGCTGTTCGGCAATGAGGCGGCGATCCGCGCCGAGCTCGCCGCCTATCCGCGTCTCGCCGCCGTCTCGACGGTTCGCCATTGCGACGTCGCGATCCGCATGGACGACAAGCCGAGCCAGGCGCTACGCGCCGGCCGCCGCGTCTCCTCCATGTGGCAGGCGATCGACGCGGTGAAGAAGGGCGAGGCCGACGTCGCCGTCTCCGCCGGCAACACCGGCGCGCTGATGGCCATGGCGAAAGTCTGCCTGCGCACCATGGCGAAGATCGAGCGTCCGGCGCTCGCCAGCCTGTGGCCCGCCGCCACCGAGCGCGGCTTTTCGATCGTCCTCGACGTGGGGGCGTCGATCGGCGCCGACGCGCGTCATCTCGTCGATCTCGCGGTCATGGGCTCGGCGATGGCGCGGGCGCTGTTCGATCTCGCGCGTCCGAGCGTCGGCCTGCTCAATGTCGGCAAGGAGGACATCAAGGGCGTCGAGGAGGTCAAGACCGCATCGCGCCTGCTGAAGGAGGCCGACCTTCCCGATCTCGACTATCGCGGCTTCGTCGAGGGCGACGAGATCGGCAAAGGCGTCGTCGATGTCGTGGTGGTGGAGGGCTTCACCGGCAACATCGCCTTGAAGACCGCCGAGGGCACGGCGACGCAGATCAAGGACTATCTTCGTCAGGCGATCTCCCGGTCCTGGCTCGCCCAGCTCGGCTATCTGCTCGCGCGCGGCGCTTTCCGCGAGCTGAAGGAAAAAATCGACGTGCGCAACATCAACGGCGGCGTGTTCCTCGGTCTCGAGGGCGTCGTCATCAAGAGCCATGGCGGCGCCGACGCGCACGCTTTCGCGCGCGCCGTCGAGATCGGCTATGAGATGGCCCATCAGGGGCTGCTGACCAAGATCCGCGACACGATGGCGACCATCACCCACGACGACCCCCTCTCCCCCGATACGGCTCCGAACTCCTCCCCTCCTCGGGAAGCCGCTCAGTGACATCGATCTTCCCCCCCTTGCGCTCCGTCGTTCTCGGCGTCGGCTCCTATCTGCCCGAGCGCGTGCTCGCCAATGAGGAACTCGCGACGCTCGTCGACACCAGCGACGAATGGATCGTCCAACGCACCGGCATAAAGGAACGGCGCATCGCCGCGCCGGGCGAGACCACCTCCATGCTTGGCGAACGCGCCGCGCGCGCCGCTCTCGCGGCCGCCGGCCTCGCGCCCGAGGACATCGATCTCATCGTCGTCGGCACCTCGACGCCCGACTATACGTTTCCTTCGACCGCGACGCAGATTCAAGCAGCGCTCGGCGTTCATCGCGGCGTCGCCTTCGATCTGCAGGCCGTGTGCTCGGGATTCGTCTTCGCTCTGGCGACGGCCGACAAATTTCTGCGCTCGGGCTCGCACAAGCGCGCGCTGGTGATCGGCGCGGAGACCTTCTCGCGCATCATCGACTGGACCGACCGCACGACCTGCGTGCTCTTCGGCGACGGCGCCGGCGCCATGGTGCTGGAAGCGCGCGAGAGCGCCGGCTCGATGGACGAGCGCGGCGTGCTCACGACGCATCTGCGCTCGGACGGACGCCATCGCGCCAAGCTCCATGTCGACGGCGGTCCGTCGGCGACGCAGACGGTCGGCCATCTGCGCATGGAGGGCAAGGAAGTATTTCGCTTCGCCGTCGGACAAGTGACCGACGTCGTCGTCGACGCTTTCGCCGCGACCGGCTACACGGCGAAGGACCTGCAATGGTTCGTGCCGCATCAGGCCAACCGCCGCATCATCGATATGTCGGCGGCCAAGCTCGGCATCGCGCAAGAGAAGATCGTCGCGACCGTGCATTTGCACGGAAATACTTCAGCCGCCTCCATTCCGCTGGCGCTCGCCGTCGCGGCCGGCGACGGACGCATCGGGCGCGGCGATCTCGTGATGCTGGAGGCGGTCGGCGGCGGTTTCACCTGGGGATCGGCGCTGATCCGGTGGTGACTTTGTTTCTACAGCCCCCGGATGTAAGCGCGCGGCTGTCGTCCAAACGCCGCGCCACCACAACCGACGCTTGATTTCCGCCGTTCTTTCTGAAAAATAATCGAATTGAGTTTATCGCCCCTCGCCCACGCGACGTCTTGCCCGCCGATTGCGGTCGAAAGCGACGAACCATTCTCGCGCGGCGGTTGTCGCAACAGAACCATCTCGCACTCACTGAAGATGTTTTATCCAAATCGATAAGGCCGAACATGTCGCAGAAGCTTTCCGAAAAAGAAGCCCCGACGATCGACGCGCCGCCCGAGGAGCCGCTCGTGTACACCCGCCCGGAGCCGTTGTCGCACACCGTCACGCGCGCGGACCTCGCCGACGCCGTCCATCAACGCATCGGCCTCTCCCGCACGGAATCCGCCGAATTCGTCGAGATGGTGCTGTCCGAGATTTTTCAGGCCATCGTCGCGGGCGACGATGTGAAGCTGTCGTCCTTCGGCTCCTTCCATATCCGCTGGAAAAACGAGCGCGTCGGACGCAACCCCAAGACCGGCGCCGCCGCCCCGATCTCGGCGCGGCGCGTGGTGATGTTCAAAGCGTCCAACGTGCTTCGCGCGCGCATCAATGGTCACCGGCCGATCGGCGGCAAGAGCTGAGCTCGCCTTTCGCGCTTGCCGCGGCGACGCGCGGCGACGTAGAAGCGCCCGCATGAGCGAGCCCGACGCCGATTCCGCGACGATGCTCCGCAGCGCCGCGCGCCTGCCCGGCGCTGTCTGGGCGCTCGGCGTCACCTCCTTGTTCATGGATTGCTCGTCGGAGATGATCCATGCGCTGCTGCCGGTCTATCTGACGGGAGCGCTCGGCCTCGCCATCGCCGACATCGGCTGGCTCGAAGGCGCGGCGGAGGCGACGGCGCTCGCCGTCAGGGTGGTTTCGGGCCGCATCTCGGATCGGATCGGTCGCCGCAAAGGGCTCGCCCTCTTCGGCTATGGTCTCGCGGCGGCGACCAAGCCCGTTTTTCCGCTCGCCTCCGGCGCGGCCGAAGTAATCGCTGCGCGGGTGATCGACCGCGTCGGCAAGGGCGTGCGCGGCGCCCCACGCGACGCGCTGATCGCCGACGTCACCGCGCCGCAGCTGCGCGGCGCCGCCTATGGCCTGCGCCAGGCGCTCGACACAGTCGGCGCCGTCATCGGCCCGCTCCTCGCCATCGCGCTGATGCTGGCGACGCATGACGACACACGCCTCGTCTTCTGGGCCGCCTGCGTCCCGGCGCTCGCCTGCGTGCTGACTCTGGCCGTCTTCGTCCGCGAGCCCGAGGAGACGCGTCCGCCGCCCGCGGCGCGCGGTCCGCTGCTCGCCGGCCTGTCCGAGCTGCCGCGGGCCTTTTGGCTGATCGCCGCCTTCGGCTCCATGCTGGCCGCGGCGCGAGTGGGCGAGGCTTTTCTGGTGCTGCGCGCGACCGGCGCCGGCCTCGCCATCGCCTTCGCGCCGCTGACGCTCGTCGCCATGTCCTTCGTCGCGGCGCTCGCCGCTGTTCCCGCCGGCAAGATCGTCGACCGCTGGAGCGAGAGGCGGCTGCTGGTCGCGGCGAGCCTCACTCTCGCGGTTTCGGAAGCCGCGCTCGCGACCTTGGCGGGCCTCCCCGGCGCCTTCGCCGGCATTGCTCTCTGGGGCCTGCACATCGCCCTCGCCCAGGTCGCCTTTTCGACGCTGGTGGCGCGAGCTGCGCCGCCGCATCTGCGCGCCACCGGCTTCGGCGTCTTCGGCCTCGCCAACGCCGTCGCGGTGATCGCCGGCAATGTCGCCTTCGGCGCTCTGGCCGAGCAGGGCGGAGAGGGGTTCGCCTATGGCGTCGCCGCCGTCGCGGCGCTGGCGCCGCTGGCGCTCATAGCCTCTATCCCCCGGCCGACCACAACGCTCATGGCTAAAGCCCGCTCCAATTTCGTCTGCCAGAGCTGCGGCGCGGTCTCCACGCGCTGGCAGGGCCGCTGCGAGGCCTGTGGCGAATGGAACAGCATTGTCGAGGAGAGTGGCGCGCAGGCCGGCTTCGGGCCGCCGGCGGCGCGCGGGGGGCGCGGAAAAGCCTTCGCGCTGGAGACGCTCGCCGGCGACGCCCAGCCCGCGCCGCGCATCGCCACCGGCATCGAGGAGTTCGACCGCGTCACCGGCGGCGGCTTCGTGCCGGGCTCGGTGGCGTTGCTCGGCGGCGAGCCCGGCATCGGCAAATCGACGCTGCTGATCCAGGCCTGCGCGGCGCTCGCCAATCGCGGCGAGCGGGTGATCTATATCTCGGGCGAGGAGGCGGCGGCGCAGGTGCGGCTGCGCGCCGAGCGCCTCGGCCTCGCCAAATCGCCGGTGGAGCTCGCCGGCGCGACGCAGGTGGAGGATATTCTCGCCACTTGCGCAGCGGGACGCCGGCCGGCGCTGATCGTCATCGATTCGATCCAGACCATGCATACGGATGCGGTCGAATCCGCGCCCGGCACGGTGACGCAGGTGCGGGCCAGCGCCCAGGCGCTGCTGCGCCACGCCAAGCTCGGCGGCTCGACGGTCATTCTCGTCGGCCATGTGACCAAGGACGGCCAGGTCGCAGGTCCCCGCGTCGTCGAGCATATGGTCGACGCCGTGCTCTCCTTCGAAGGCGACAGCGCCCACCACTTCCGCATGCTGCGCGCGTCGAAGAACCGCTTCGGCGCGACCGGCGAGATCGGCGTGTTCGAGATGACCGGCGCCGGCCTCGCCGAGGTGCCGAACCCTTCCGCCCTGTTCCTCGCCGGCCGCGACGCCGAGGCGCCCGGAGCCGCCGTGCTCGCCGGAATGGAGGGCCAGCGCCCGATGCTGGTCGAGATCCAGGCGCTGGTCGCGCCGACCTCGCTCGGCACGCCGCGCCGCGCCGTCGTCGGCTTCGACTCCAACCGCCTGTCGATGATCCTCGCCGTGCTCGAGGCCCATGCCGGGCTGAGGCTCGGCCAGCACGACGTCTATCTCAATGTCGCCGGCGGCCTGCGCGCCGACGAGCCGGCCGCCGATCTCGCCGCCGCCGCCGCGCTCGTCTCCTCGCTGACCGGCGCCGCTCTGCCCGCCGAGCGCGTCTATTTCGGCGAGATCGCCCTATCCGGCGCGGTGCGGCCCGTCATCCACGCCGGCGCGCGGCTGAAAGAGGCCGGCAAGCTCGGCTTTCGCCGCGCCGTCCTGCCCCAGGCGCAGCAGACGACCGACGACGACAAAAGCGCCGGAGTCGCGCTCGCCGCCTGCGGCCATGTCGCGGCGCTCGTCGCCGAAATCGCGCAGAGCTCGGCCGAGTCCCCGGCCGGCCGGCGCGACGGCGCCCGGCGAGCGCCCGCCCGAGGCCCGTCCGGGGACTGAGACGGTCGAGGCCGAGGTCGCGTGGCGCGGGCGCGTAAGCAGTCGATACGTATTTATACTTGCGGCGCCGAAGCAATTCCCACGAATCGTGTGCACGAATACATAAAAATCGGTGAAGGCGACAAAGCCGATGGTTGCAGAAAATTAACCATCAGCAATAATCATCAGCGTTAGACGAATCACGCGTTTTGCCCGCGCCATGAGGCAGAAGATGCAATCTCGGGAATTTGCGGAGACGAGCAGAGAGATCGCGCGCTGGAGTGAACCTTTGGTGGCGGATCGTATATTCGGCGTCTATGAAGCTTGGTTTCGTGGACGAAGACAGATGTGGGACGCTCTCGGGCGCCAGCATTGCCGAATGTGGCGCAGCCTGCTCGAAGGAGAGATCATATTGGCGCGCGACGCGCGCAGCGATCTCGTGAAGCTGGCGCGCCGCGCCAATGTCGACGAGCGCTCGCTCGAAGCCATCGACGAATCGGTGATGGACGAACTGTTCCGCGTGATCCTGCGCCGCTGGCAGGGGCGCGACGAGGCCCGCCTCAACGGCATGGCCTTGATGATCGCCGCCTCGACGCTCGGGGAGATTCGACGGGCGGCCTGACCGCTCCTCCTTCCCTCGCGCCGACCGACCGCTCGACGGCCTCGTTCGAGCAAGGCGTTCAACGGCCGAGCCTTCTCGCTATTGCCGCAATTTCGGGGTTCGGTCGCGCGCGGAAGACGCGCGGCCGATCCGCGAGCGTGACGAACAATGGCCGCTCCCTTATACTGGCGAGAGAGAATCTGACGGCGACGCGCGCGCCGGCGTCCGGCCCTCGCCGCAGCGTCCGCATTCGCATGCGGACGCTGCGGCGAGGGCCCGCACGTATTACGGGTTGCAGAACGACCAAACAGCGAAGAGGCTTTCGATATGCCGTCTTATCTCGATCTGACCGTCACCATCATCGTGCTGGTGTCGGGCCTGCTCGCGCTGCTGCGCGGCTTCACGCGCGAAGTGCTCGCCGTCCTCTCCTGGGTCGCGGCGGCGGCGGCGGCCTATTATTTGCATCCGCTCGTCGTGCCCTATGTCAAACCCTATGTGCCGAAGGACAATCTCGCCGTCTACGCCGGCGCGGCCGTCGTCTTCTTCGCGACGCTGATCGTGGTGTCGCTGGTGACGGTCAAGCTCTCCGACCTCATCCTCGACTCGAAGATCGGCGCGCTCGACCGCACGCTCGGCTTCCTGTTCGGCGCGGCGCGCGGGCTGCTGCTCGCGGTGGTCGCCTTCCTGTTCTATGACTGGCTGGTGCCGGAGGCGAGCCAGCCCGACTGGGTCAAGACCGCGCGCACCAAGCCGGTGCTGCAGGCTTCGGGAGATCGGCTGCGCGAGTTCCTGCCGGATGATATCGACGGCATCGTCGCCAAGCTGAAGACCAAGAAGGGCGGCGGGTCCGAGGAGCCGCCGGCCGAGCAAGACAATGATGCGGGAAGACCGTCCGATTCCGGCGAGGCCACCGCCGACAAGCGAACGGAGCTGACAAATCCGCACGCAGGCGCCACATATGGCGCGAATGATCAACAGAAGCTGGACGCCCTGGCGGCGGGGCGAAAATTGCGCTGACCGCGCCGGAGCGAGGACGATGACCGATACGCGCATGACCGACCCAATCGACGATTCCGACGGCGATCGTCTGCGCGAATATTGCGGCGTCTTCGGCATCTTCGATCATCCGGACGCGACGATTCTGACGGCGCTGGGCCTGCACGCGCTGCAACATCGCGGGCAGGAGGCGGCGGGCATCGTCGCCTTCGACGGCAAACGGTTCAATTCCGAGCGCCGGCTCGGCCTCGTCGGCGATCATTTCTCGAAAGAGAGCACGATCAAGCGCCTGCCCGGCAATTCGGCGATCGGCCATGTCCGTTATGCGACGACGGGCGAGACGATTCTGCGCAATGTGCAGCCCTTGTTCGCCGAGCTCAACACAGGCGGCTTCGCCATCGGCCACAATGGCAATCTCACCAACGCCCATACGCTGCGACGCGAGCTGATCGAGGAAGGCGCGATCTTCCAGTCCACATCGGACACGGAAGTGATTCTCCATCTCGTCGCGCGCAGCCGCAAGACGCGGCTCATCGAGCGCTTCATCGAGGCGCTGCGCTCGATCGAGGGGGCCTATTCGCTGGTGGTCCTCTCCAACAAGAAGCTGATCGGCGCGCGCGATCCGCTCGGCATCCGCCCGCTCGTCATCGGCGAGCTCGACGGCAAATATATTCTCGCCTCCGAGACCTGCGCGCTCGACATCATCGGCGCGCGCTTCGTGCGCGATGTCGCCAATGGCGAGGTGGTCATCATCTCCGAGGACGGGCTCGAGAGCCTGCGGCCGTTTCCGGCGCAGCCGATGCGGCCCTGCATCTTCGAATATATCTATTTCGCGCGCCCCGATTCGATCGTGCATGGCCGGCCGGTCTATGACGTGCGCAAGGCGATGGGCGTGGAGCTCGCGCGCGAGCGACGGATCGACGCCGACGTCGTGGTGCCGGTGCCCGACTCGGGCGTTCCGGCCGCGCTCGGCTATGCGCGCGAGTCCGGCATTCCGTTCGAGCTCGGCATCATCCGCAATCATTACATCGGCCGCACCTTCATCCAGCCGACGCAATCGGTGCGCGAGATCGGCGTGCGCTTGAAGCACAGCGCCAATCGCTGCGTGGTGGCCGGCAAGCGGGTGATCCTCATCGACGATTCGATCGTGCGCGGAACGACCTCGGTGAAGATCGTGCAGATGATGCGCGACGCCGGCGCGAGCGAGGTGCATTTCCTCATCTCCTCGCCGCCTATCACCCATCCCGATTATTACGGCATCGACACGCCGCAACGCGACAAGCTGCTGGCCGCGACACACAGCCTCGAAGAGATGCGGCAATATATCGGCTCGGACAGCCTCGCCTTCCTCTCGATCGACGGCATCTACCGCGCCATGGGCGAGGAGCGACGCGATTCCCAGCGCCCACAATTCACCGACCATTGCTTCACCGGCGAATATCCGACGACGCTGACCGATGTGACGGAAGAGCGGGTGAAGGCGCAATTGTCGCTGCTGGCCGAGGCGAGCTGAGGGGCGCCCTCGACGAGAAGCCGCTCCTGCGGAACACGATCAAATCGAGTCGCCGTCCCCGGGAATCCGAGCAGCGCAGGATATCAGATCTTTAAATAGATCTATGATCATGCCATGCTGCTATGATGAACGAATCCTCGACGACGCCCCTCCGCCCGGAAAGCCAGCCCCACCCCTTGCCGAAAATCGTCGGCGGGTTTCAGACGGTGCTCGCGGACCCGCCGTGGAGGTTTTCCAACCGGACCGGCAAGGTCGCGCCGGAGCATCGGCGTCTCGATCGCTATTCCACCATGTCGCTCGACGCCATCAAGGCGCTACCCGTTTCCTCCGTGACCGCGCGCAACGCCCATCTCTATCTGTGGGTGCCGAATGCGCTGCTCACCGACGGACTCGACGTGCTGCACGCATGGGGGTTCCGCTACGTCAGCAACATCGTTTGGGCGAAGCGGCGCAAGGACGGCGGACCAGATGGACGCGGCGTCGGGTTTTATTTCCGCAACGTCACCGAATTGCTGCTGTTCGGCGTGAAGGGCTCGATGCGCACGCTCGCGCCCGGCCGCTCTCAGGTCAATATGATCGAGACCCGCAAGAGGGAGCACTCGCGCAAGCCGGACGAGCAATACGATCTGATCCAGGCCTGCTCGCCCGGTCCCTATCTCGAAATGTTCGCGCGCTATCCACGCAAGGGCTGGACCGTCTGGGGCGATGAATCCCCGGAAGAGACGACGCCGCGCGGCAGGGTCCACAAGGGCTACGAAGGCGGGGCTCTGCTGCCGGAGCTCATCGCCAACTCCCATATCGGCGAGGAGACAGCCGAGGCGATGGCGGACGAGCTCAGCCGACGCTATTTCGGCGGCAGCAGCGTCCGCGAGCTGGCCGAGGAGACGGGCTATTCGATCCAGCGCGTCCGGTCGCTTCTGAAGAAGGCCGATGTGCCGATGCGGCCGCGAGGCAGGCAGCGCATTTCCGCTTAGTGGCGTGGTTCAGCCGCTTTGACAGGGCTGGTCTACCGATAAGGCGTCCCGTCCCATGTTTTCTCGGTCGC
The sequence above is a segment of the Methylosinus trichosporium OB3b genome. Coding sequences within it:
- a CDS encoding beta-ketoacyl-ACP synthase III, with protein sequence MTSIFPPLRSVVLGVGSYLPERVLANEELATLVDTSDEWIVQRTGIKERRIAAPGETTSMLGERAARAALAAAGLAPEDIDLIVVGTSTPDYTFPSTATQIQAALGVHRGVAFDLQAVCSGFVFALATADKFLRSGSHKRALVIGAETFSRIIDWTDRTTCVLFGDGAGAMVLEARESAGSMDERGVLTTHLRSDGRHRAKLHVDGGPSATQTVGHLRMEGKEVFRFAVGQVTDVVVDAFAATGYTAKDLQWFVPHQANRRIIDMSAAKLGIAQEKIVATVHLHGNTSAASIPLALAVAAGDGRIGRGDLVMLEAVGGGFTWGSALIRW
- a CDS encoding YceD family protein, which translates into the protein MRDDDDEGREPELSRPVAAAEVPEEGLDVHVVARPDECAALAAADGLAALTRLEADLRVRREGAGGLRVEGELRADLRQICVVTLEEFDVTLVEPIDVAFAPERPPRPPAEPSRRTRRPAEPEEPESSSHFVDLEGDEPDPLIDGRIDLGAIVAEFLALAVDPYPRKPGASFAAPPLEEDGAPPRSPFAGLGEALRKGRGN
- a CDS encoding integration host factor subunit alpha; amino-acid sequence: MSQKLSEKEAPTIDAPPEEPLVYTRPEPLSHTVTRADLADAVHQRIGLSRTESAEFVEMVLSEIFQAIVAGDDVKLSSFGSFHIRWKNERVGRNPKTGAAAPISARRVVMFKASNVLRARINGHRPIGGKS
- the purF gene encoding amidophosphoribosyltransferase, coding for MTDPIDDSDGDRLREYCGVFGIFDHPDATILTALGLHALQHRGQEAAGIVAFDGKRFNSERRLGLVGDHFSKESTIKRLPGNSAIGHVRYATTGETILRNVQPLFAELNTGGFAIGHNGNLTNAHTLRRELIEEGAIFQSTSDTEVILHLVARSRKTRLIERFIEALRSIEGAYSLVVLSNKKLIGARDPLGIRPLVIGELDGKYILASETCALDIIGARFVRDVANGEVVIISEDGLESLRPFPAQPMRPCIFEYIYFARPDSIVHGRPVYDVRKAMGVELARERRIDADVVVPVPDSGVPAALGYARESGIPFELGIIRNHYIGRTFIQPTQSVREIGVRLKHSANRCVVAGKRVILIDDSIVRGTTSVKIVQMMRDAGASEVHFLISSPPITHPDYYGIDTPQRDKLLAATHSLEEMRQYIGSDSLAFLSIDGIYRAMGEERRDSQRPQFTDHCFTGEYPTTLTDVTEERVKAQLSLLAEAS
- the radA gene encoding DNA repair protein RadA — translated: MAKARSNFVCQSCGAVSTRWQGRCEACGEWNSIVEESGAQAGFGPPAARGGRGKAFALETLAGDAQPAPRIATGIEEFDRVTGGGFVPGSVALLGGEPGIGKSTLLIQACAALANRGERVIYISGEEAAAQVRLRAERLGLAKSPVELAGATQVEDILATCAAGRRPALIVIDSIQTMHTDAVESAPGTVTQVRASAQALLRHAKLGGSTVILVGHVTKDGQVAGPRVVEHMVDAVLSFEGDSAHHFRMLRASKNRFGATGEIGVFEMTGAGLAEVPNPSALFLAGRDAEAPGAAVLAGMEGQRPMLVEIQALVAPTSLGTPRRAVVGFDSNRLSMILAVLEAHAGLRLGQHDVYLNVAGGLRADEPAADLAAAAALVSSLTGAALPAERVYFGEIALSGAVRPVIHAGARLKEAGKLGFRRAVLPQAQQTTDDDKSAGVALAACGHVAALVAEIAQSSAESPAGRRDGARRAPARGPSGD
- a CDS encoding MT-A70 family methyltransferase; the encoded protein is MPKIVGGFQTVLADPPWRFSNRTGKVAPEHRRLDRYSTMSLDAIKALPVSSVTARNAHLYLWVPNALLTDGLDVLHAWGFRYVSNIVWAKRRKDGGPDGRGVGFYFRNVTELLLFGVKGSMRTLAPGRSQVNMIETRKREHSRKPDEQYDLIQACSPGPYLEMFARYPRKGWTVWGDESPEETTPRGRVHKGYEGGALLPELIANSHIGEETAEAMADELSRRYFGGSSVRELAEETGYSIQRVRSLLKKADVPMRPRGRQRISA
- a CDS encoding CvpA family protein, which produces MPSYLDLTVTIIVLVSGLLALLRGFTREVLAVLSWVAAAAAAYYLHPLVVPYVKPYVPKDNLAVYAGAAVVFFATLIVVSLVTVKLSDLILDSKIGALDRTLGFLFGAARGLLLAVVAFLFYDWLVPEASQPDWVKTARTKPVLQASGDRLREFLPDDIDGIVAKLKTKKGGGSEEPPAEQDNDAGRPSDSGEATADKRTELTNPHAGATYGANDQQKLDALAAGRKLR
- the plsX gene encoding phosphate acyltransferase PlsX, coding for MAEPIRIAIDAMGGDFGPAVTVPGAALTLERRPGCHFLLFGNEAAIRAELAAYPRLAAVSTVRHCDVAIRMDDKPSQALRAGRRVSSMWQAIDAVKKGEADVAVSAGNTGALMAMAKVCLRTMAKIERPALASLWPAATERGFSIVLDVGASIGADARHLVDLAVMGSAMARALFDLARPSVGLLNVGKEDIKGVEEVKTASRLLKEADLPDLDYRGFVEGDEIGKGVVDVVVVEGFTGNIALKTAEGTATQIKDYLRQAISRSWLAQLGYLLARGAFRELKEKIDVRNINGGVFLGLEGVVIKSHGGADAHAFARAVEIGYEMAHQGLLTKIRDTMATITHDDPLSPDTAPNSSPPREAAQ